In one window of Drosophila ananassae strain 14024-0371.13 chromosome XR, ASM1763931v2, whole genome shotgun sequence DNA:
- the LOC6501911 gene encoding mucin-5AC isoform X5, with product MSHVAAVWLLLTGFCWLVSVGQNGNGPVSAAATLERNNNNNNKKKSEKQQQEGEQQLQHPIWKPHISQGALYCHLDQQKAAKMLPFRRGAAWQMLFLLCALAYCINEASSEGRVVCYYTNWSVYRPGTAKFNPQNINPYLCTHLVYAFGGFTKDNQMKPFDKYQDIEQGGYAKFTGLKTYNKQLKTMIAIGGWNEASSRFSPLVASPDRRQQFIKNILKFLRQNHFDGIDLDWEYPAHREGGKSRDRDNYAQFVQELRAEFEREAEKTGRTRLLLTMAVPAGIEYIDKGYDVPKLNKYLDWFNVLTYDFHSSHEPSVNHHAPLYSLEEDSEYNYDAELNIDYSIKYYLKAGADRDKLVLGIPTYGRSYTLINEESTELGAPSEGPGEQGDATREKGYLAYYEICQTLKDDPEWTVVQPNANVMGPYAFRRNQWVGYDDEAIVRKKAEYVVAQGLGGIMFWAIDNDDFRGTCNGKPYPLIEAAKEAMVEALGLGINEVAKPSGPQKPSRSRSRDNGSTRNRLNGKPENTSTSVRPANGARRPAVSRTTQSPPPSTTFKLTDAEGSSLYIGGRASTTPPPPTTPDPGSDFKCEEEGFFQHPRDCKKYYWCLDSGPSGLGIVAHMFTCPSGLYFNPAADSCDFARNVPCKTKKSTTVAPLTSTTTTTTTTARSNRVTAAPTARPVYPRTSSTSTSTTTTTTTPEPVEDLEYEEDTDEQSPNKSHDGEEDPQVIKELIDLIRKVGGVEQLEKHLLRNKDGSITLKENSANGAVTTPSTISKSLYDRVLSRPGTLSSLTRNRLKIAEASGTEATTSTSVSAGNTYSKYSSVLRGNSRQGPQNEGIDKLAEFDGFLKERKQYVTINRQRSPNQGDAEEHSQHEEEDEENEQVETTTRRALSSVTPSYTSLRRTRPTTMAPLVGESSKQEEEEEEVVEKNSRSQQQVKSYATLNRARERTTTGPGTTTTEATEAVPSSTTTRYKYFERTRPTKAATLEASKDSEEPADQEDEEEEYEEENITLRQPTTANVSRRPVLSVRRRIINSPASTLAATATASEATRTQIVELPATTSKYSRLRSKLPTVATTIASAAAATTNMPTTTSPTSSNSYLSKLKAKAAAAAAFSETATLTPMSGSGSSSNDVTQKQHKFQPASFALRRQFQTRRLTTFAPATNADESATEIPRTQNPLFKRRLTLISTSPPSVRTTNVPLALETTTSLYPNEDDEDQVAKSSIHTSRFNQIPDQVKHRSTFDLSPVGSSSTDTTTQAPQAQPLSGINTAIRRQLIPRPRRPQSTAATVTPTTAQPTSASTASKGGHSAPPLSRRQQSRRRPHKYIEVYSRPPSNPGAVVTATLAHKGEQGEELSGMGVESYQVAQRRRSDNVGTTKTTKTSKTRRISTKAPEEPKVIVHGRGIIECRAQGNFPHPLNCRKFISCARFEETGGIVGWEYTCPKGLTYNGVGGMCTWSPAEQVCRD from the exons TTCCGGCGTGGAGCGGCTTGGCAAATGCTCTTCCTTCTCTGCGCACTCGCCTATTGCATTAATG AGGCCAGCAGCGAGGGTCGCGTCGTCTGTTACTACACAAACTGGAGTGTCTACCGTCCCGGAACAGCAAAATTCAATCCACAGAACATCAATCCATACCTGTGTACACATCTGGTGTACGCATTTGGTGGATTCACGAAGGACAACCAAATGAAGCCCTTCGACAAGTACCAGGACATTGAGCAGG GTGGGTATGCTAAGTTCACCGGACTGAAGACCTACAACAAGCAGCTAAAGACCATGATTGCTATCGGAGGCTGGAACGAGGCTAGTTCTCGCTTCTCCCCCCTGGTGGCCAGTCCGGATCGTCGACAGCAGTTCATCAAAAATATCCTGAAGTTCCTGCGCCAAAACCACTTCGACGGTATCGACCTCGACTGGGAGTACCCCGCCCACCGCGAAGGCGGCAAGTCCCGGGACCGCGACAACTACGCCCAATTCGTCCAGGAGCTTCGAGCCGAATTCGAGCGGGAGGCGGAGAAGACGGGACGGACACGTCTCCTCCTGACCATGGCCGTGCCCGCCGGCATAGAATACATCGATAAGGGCTATGATGTGCCAAAGCTGAACAAGTACCTCGACTGGTTCAACGTCCTCACCTATGATTTTCACTCCTCCCACGAGCCCTCCGTCAACCACCATGCTCCTCTATATTCCCTGGAGGAGGACTCCGAGTATAACTACGATGCCGAGTTGAATATT gACTACTCCATCAAGTACTACCTGAAAGCTGGAGCAGACAGAGACAAGCTGGTGTTGGGAATTCCCACCTATGGTCGATCCTATACGTTGATCAACGAGGAGAGCACCGAGCTGGGTGCTCCTTCCGAGGGTCCTGGAGAGCAGGGGGACGCGACCCGCGAAAAGGGTTACTTGGCCTATTATGAA ATCTGTCAGACGCTCAAGGACGATCCCGAGTGGACGGTGGTACAACCAAACGCCAATGTCATGGGTCCCTATGCCTTCAGGAGGAACCAGTGGGTGGGCTACGATGACGAGGCTATTGTGCGCAAGAAGGCCGAGTACGTAGTGGCCCAAGGCCTGGGCGGAATTATGTTCTGGGCTATTGATAACGACGATTTCCGGGGAACCTGTAATGGAAAGCCCTACCCACTGATTGAGGCAGCCAAGGAGGCCATGGTCGAGGCATTGGG TCTGGGCATCAACGAGGTGGCCAAGCCGAGTGGACCTCAAAAACCATCGCGATCCCGTAGCCGCGATAATGGAAGCACCAGAAATCGCTTGAACGGAAAACCAGAGAATACATCGACGTCAGTGCGACCCGCTAATGGGGCCCGACGTCCGGCTGTCTCCAGAACCACCCAATCCCCGCCCCCCAGCACAACCTTCAAGCTGACTGATGCCGAGGGTTCGTCCCTATATATCGGAGGTAGGGCGTCCACCACTCCGCCTCCGCCTACCACCCCAGACCCAGGCTCGGACTTCAAGTGCGAGGAAGAGGGCTTCTTCCAGCACCCTAGGGACTGCAAGAAGTATTACTGGTGTTTAGACAGTGGTCCTTCCGGCCTTGGAATCGTAGCCCATATGTTCACCTGCCCGTCGGGACTGTACTTTAATCCTGCAGCTGATTCGTGTGACTTTGCTAGGAATGTACCCTGCAAGACTAAAAA ATCCACTACAGTCGCTCCTTTGACTTCCACCACCACGACCACGACCACCACTGCCCGTTCTAATCGAGTGACAGCGGctccgaccgctcgccctgtGTACCCACGgaccagcagcaccagcactaGTACAACGACCACTACAACCACTCCGGAGCCAGTGGAGGACCTGGAGTACGAGGAGGATACGGATGAACAATCGCCCAACAAGTCACACGACGGAGAGGAGGATCCTCAGGTAATCAAGGAGCTGATTGATCTGATACGTAAAGTGGGAGGAGTGGAGCAATTGGAAAAGCACCTCCTGCGCAACAAGGACGGCTCTATTACACTAAAGGAGAACTCCGCCAACGGGGCAGTAACCACGCCCTCGACGATCAGCAAATCCTTGTATGACCGAGTGCTGAGTCGCCCCGGAACTTTGAGCTCCTTAACACGTAACCGTTTGAAAATCGCCGAGGCGTCGGGCACTGAAGCAACAACGAGCACCAGTGTGTCTGCCGGCAACACCTACTCCAAGTACTCCTCGGTTTTGAGAGGCAACAGTCGCCAGGGTCCTCAAAACGAGGGAATCGATAAGCTGGCTGAGTTCGATGGTTTTCTCAAAGAACGCAAGCAATATGTGACCATCAATCGCCAGCGATCCCCCAACCAGGGCGATGCTGAGGAGCACAGCCAACACGAGGAAGAGGACGAGGAAAATGAGCAGGTGGAGACAACCACACGCCGTGCTTTAAGCTCCGTAACTCCGTCGTATACCAGTCTTCGGCGAACAAGACCCACCACAATGGCACCATTGGTAGGAGAGTCCTCCAaacaggaggaggaggaggaagaggtGGTGGAGAAGAACAGCAGGTCCCAGCAGCAGGTCAAATCCTATGCCACCTTAAACCGTGCAAGAGAACGGACCACCACAGGACCAGGCACCACCACTACGGAAGCCACCGAAGCAGTACCTAGTTCAACCACAACTCG TTACAAATACTTCGAGCGAACACGACCTACAAAAGCGGCCACTTTGGAAGCTTCCAAGGACTCGGAAGAGCCTGCTGACCAAgaagacgaggaggaggagtacgAGGAGGAGAACATTACG CTGCGCCAGCCGACGACTGCCAACGTCTCTCGCCGTCCGGTCTTGAGTGTGCGCCGCCGCATTATTAACTCGCCTGCGTCGACGCTAGCTGCTACTGCGACGGCGTCAGAGGCTACAAGAACGCAGATCGTCGAACTGCCAGCCACGACCTCCAAATACAGCCGGCTGCGCAGTAAGCTGCCCACAGTAGCCACCACGATCgcgtcagcagcagcagcaacaaccaacatgccaacaacaacatctcCCACCAGCAGCAATAGCTACCTGAGCAAGCTTAAAGCTAAGGCAGCCGCCGCAGCCGCTTTCAGCGAAACAGCGACGCTGACGCCAATGTcgggcagcggcagcagcagcaatgaCGTCACACAAAAACAACACAAGTTCCAGCCCGCTAGCTTTGCGCTGCGCCGCCAATTCCAGACGCGTCGGTTGACAACTTTTGCACCAGCAACCAACGCCGATGAGAGCG CAACAGAAATTCCGCGCACCCAGAATCCACTTTTTAAACGCCGTTTGACTCTGATTTCCACGTCTCCACCGTCTGTCCGCACGACCAATGTGCCCCTCGCCCTGGAAACCACCACTAGTTTGTATCCAAACGAGGACGATGAGGATCAGGTGGCCAAATCAAGCATTCACACAAGTCGCTTTAATCAGATACCTGACCAGGTGAAACATCGTTCCACCTTTGACCTCTCACCTgtgggcagcagcagcaccgaCACTACCACACAAGCACCTCAGGCTCAACCTCTGTCAGGAATTAACACTGCAATTC GCCGCCAGTTGATACCACGCCCCCGTCGACCTCAGTCAACAGCGGCAACTGTGACACCCACCACGGCACAGCCTACTAGCGCCTCTACCGCCTCGAAGGGTGGGCACTCGGCCCCGCCCCTCTCTCGCCGCCAGCAGAGCCGCCGCCGCCCGCACAAGTATATCGAGGTGTACAGTCGTCCTCCCAGCAATCCAGGGGCCGTGGTGACCGCCACGTTGGCCCACAAGGGGGAACAGGGTGAGGAACTGTCGGGGATGGGGGTGGAAAGCTACCAGGTGGCGCAACGTCGTCGCAGCGACAACGTGGGAACCACAAAGACCACCAAAACGAGCAAGACCCGAAGAATCAGCACTAAGGCGCCTGAAGAACCCAAGGTCATTGTCCATGGGCGTGGCATAATCGAGTGTCGGGCGcaaggaaactttccacaTCCGCTGAACTGCCGAAAGTTTATCTCCTGCGCGAGATTCGAGGAGACCGGCGGCATCGTGGGCTGGGAGTACACTTGCCCCAAGGGATTGACCTACAATGGGGTGGGGGGCATGTGCACCTGGTCGCCCGCGGAGCAGGTCTGCCGGGACTAG
- the LOC6501911 gene encoding uncharacterized protein LOC6501911 isoform X2, translating to MSHVAAVWLLLTGFCWLVSVGQNGNGPVSAAATLERNNNNNNKKKSEKQQQEGEQQLQHPIWKPHISQGALYCHLDQQKAAKMLPFRRGAAWQMLFLLCALAYCINEASSEGRVVCYYTNWSVYRPGTAKFNPQNINPYLCTHLVYAFGGFTKDNQMKPFDKYQDIEQGGYAKFTGLKTYNKQLKTMIAIGGWNEASSRFSPLVASPDRRQQFIKNILKFLRQNHFDGIDLDWEYPAHREGGKSRDRDNYAQFVQELRAEFEREAEKTGRTRLLLTMAVPAGIEYIDKGYDVPKLNKYLDWFNVLTYDFHSSHEPSVNHHAPLYSLEEDSEYNYDAELNIDYSIKYYLKAGADRDKLVLGIPTYGRSYTLINEESTELGAPSEGPGEQGDATREKGYLAYYEICQTLKDDPEWTVVQPNANVMGPYAFRRNQWVGYDDEAIVRKKAEYVVAQGLGGIMFWAIDNDDFRGTCNGKPYPLIEAAKEAMVEALGLGINEVAKPSGPQKPSRSRSRDNGSTRNRLNGKPENTSTSVRPANGARRPAVSRTTQSPPPSTTFKLTDAEGSSLYIGGRASTTPPPPTTPDPGSDFKCEEEGFFQHPRDCKKYYWCLDSGPSGLGIVAHMFTCPSGLYFNPAADSCDFARNVPCKTKKSTTVAPLTSTTTTTTTTARSNRVTAAPTARPVYPRTSSTSTSTTTTTTTPEPVEDLEYEEDTDEQSPNKSHDGEEDPQVIKELIDLIRKVGGVEQLEKHLLRNKDGSITLKENSANGAVTTPSTISKSLYDRVLSRPGTLSSLTRNRLKIAEASGTEATTSTSVSAGNTYSKYSSVLRGNSRQGPQNEGIDKLAEFDGFLKERKQYVTINRQRSPNQGDAEEHSQHEEEDEENEQVETTTRRALSSVTPSYTSLRRTRPTTMAPLVGESSKQEEEEEEVVEKNSRSQQQVKSYATLNRARERTTTGPGTTTTEATEAVPSSTTTRYKYFERTRPTKAATLEASKDSEEPADQEDEEEEYEEENITNRYQLSRTRGIGSTTTSTTTQAPSSTNARRLAFGARQRAQVTKLTLVDQQTDETEAKGRPGQTEDAREDQDEEASEDEATETTTTTTSRPTPKRIRVLKFRRPLNNTNSIALDSLPNSVTDTNSPQTFDTATVTSPPTDTSTSTVSATGTKRFRKVVRKLRPVDSSTASSAAESNAEETTRKPFIPSNRLKTLSQREQEQEVSDLQRLRDKVKAEQARGEGEQGVINDRLKKLLAEKLEKPRQELPGEQAEETPTSPRPFFKRKLVARRPYTPPSGGGAVATTKAPINFSTTRPTSKFVRRKNGRFDPFNSNVRQRGEGFVRSDPRGARLPGTERFKSQSGDQDDENEDQEEELKAQYEQPLQNQLGGGILRRPFVPKDKLSVKLQAHENSNENSEEEEDDDEEDDSEEDDEEEDETPEKPFDGEEEKPKQDTKPKFNSPYKPKDNRAPPGSRPTFGVTGIGATGPSASGGGNVPFNPRNRPSSSTTNASGPTNRFGTTKRPRVVNRPPGVASPNLTIKPVASDYERTTPLTPLKPAPFIPSNTRSYERKYTGPSTEAAETASENSLIEDLNIDALNARNKKIFDIHSKKHTTLKQKVPRPENGAATGFGLELESEVESGTEVTTPVEEETTEEQGFVTTTPSTPEPQPPAPPSTTQSDTQANPATTITPETETETETVPETEPVTETKIETVTEIDTETETAINANEATSVNSQDLPSSTLFGSPSSTTQAPPPATTLLHVFTLLEGESEDEAQTTTRKPMPLLLPTRQIEVVPKHKFIEINRIVEINSKQAKASQRKSKANQDFGILRVESLPHVEQLGEISVVKYVHLVDGSDIQINDGHSTVADYTPTEPTIFEARNSPPVRNSLPELPEQERNGKSLLPEVISGALETSTISLEGLFDSARKGKQLSGNSLWSEDGVEGITTISPEITDDRNTSTTNTLATMAPAYVRPIVPLLRPESNESSPLVISIANLDQVILSKVQKSLNEAEDTTTPAIEISGTATTVSPDSNSAFSVRQHQVVRAPFDIDDRESTTQTTIDTLDKEEAVEQTTNLVIETTSDSILDTPTPKAVPIGAAIVGQLGGAAYTTSEAKTVISSDAISQGKDFGATNATTTSLKNEMENINPNTVTENNNNQTYQTVNGKRVSESVSFSTEEHVVHRKKSGRKGRGRRLRNRKTSTTTAAPTTTTVETPTTTVDEVFNDTTTMVPE from the exons TTCCGGCGTGGAGCGGCTTGGCAAATGCTCTTCCTTCTCTGCGCACTCGCCTATTGCATTAATG AGGCCAGCAGCGAGGGTCGCGTCGTCTGTTACTACACAAACTGGAGTGTCTACCGTCCCGGAACAGCAAAATTCAATCCACAGAACATCAATCCATACCTGTGTACACATCTGGTGTACGCATTTGGTGGATTCACGAAGGACAACCAAATGAAGCCCTTCGACAAGTACCAGGACATTGAGCAGG GTGGGTATGCTAAGTTCACCGGACTGAAGACCTACAACAAGCAGCTAAAGACCATGATTGCTATCGGAGGCTGGAACGAGGCTAGTTCTCGCTTCTCCCCCCTGGTGGCCAGTCCGGATCGTCGACAGCAGTTCATCAAAAATATCCTGAAGTTCCTGCGCCAAAACCACTTCGACGGTATCGACCTCGACTGGGAGTACCCCGCCCACCGCGAAGGCGGCAAGTCCCGGGACCGCGACAACTACGCCCAATTCGTCCAGGAGCTTCGAGCCGAATTCGAGCGGGAGGCGGAGAAGACGGGACGGACACGTCTCCTCCTGACCATGGCCGTGCCCGCCGGCATAGAATACATCGATAAGGGCTATGATGTGCCAAAGCTGAACAAGTACCTCGACTGGTTCAACGTCCTCACCTATGATTTTCACTCCTCCCACGAGCCCTCCGTCAACCACCATGCTCCTCTATATTCCCTGGAGGAGGACTCCGAGTATAACTACGATGCCGAGTTGAATATT gACTACTCCATCAAGTACTACCTGAAAGCTGGAGCAGACAGAGACAAGCTGGTGTTGGGAATTCCCACCTATGGTCGATCCTATACGTTGATCAACGAGGAGAGCACCGAGCTGGGTGCTCCTTCCGAGGGTCCTGGAGAGCAGGGGGACGCGACCCGCGAAAAGGGTTACTTGGCCTATTATGAA ATCTGTCAGACGCTCAAGGACGATCCCGAGTGGACGGTGGTACAACCAAACGCCAATGTCATGGGTCCCTATGCCTTCAGGAGGAACCAGTGGGTGGGCTACGATGACGAGGCTATTGTGCGCAAGAAGGCCGAGTACGTAGTGGCCCAAGGCCTGGGCGGAATTATGTTCTGGGCTATTGATAACGACGATTTCCGGGGAACCTGTAATGGAAAGCCCTACCCACTGATTGAGGCAGCCAAGGAGGCCATGGTCGAGGCATTGGG TCTGGGCATCAACGAGGTGGCCAAGCCGAGTGGACCTCAAAAACCATCGCGATCCCGTAGCCGCGATAATGGAAGCACCAGAAATCGCTTGAACGGAAAACCAGAGAATACATCGACGTCAGTGCGACCCGCTAATGGGGCCCGACGTCCGGCTGTCTCCAGAACCACCCAATCCCCGCCCCCCAGCACAACCTTCAAGCTGACTGATGCCGAGGGTTCGTCCCTATATATCGGAGGTAGGGCGTCCACCACTCCGCCTCCGCCTACCACCCCAGACCCAGGCTCGGACTTCAAGTGCGAGGAAGAGGGCTTCTTCCAGCACCCTAGGGACTGCAAGAAGTATTACTGGTGTTTAGACAGTGGTCCTTCCGGCCTTGGAATCGTAGCCCATATGTTCACCTGCCCGTCGGGACTGTACTTTAATCCTGCAGCTGATTCGTGTGACTTTGCTAGGAATGTACCCTGCAAGACTAAAAA ATCCACTACAGTCGCTCCTTTGACTTCCACCACCACGACCACGACCACCACTGCCCGTTCTAATCGAGTGACAGCGGctccgaccgctcgccctgtGTACCCACGgaccagcagcaccagcactaGTACAACGACCACTACAACCACTCCGGAGCCAGTGGAGGACCTGGAGTACGAGGAGGATACGGATGAACAATCGCCCAACAAGTCACACGACGGAGAGGAGGATCCTCAGGTAATCAAGGAGCTGATTGATCTGATACGTAAAGTGGGAGGAGTGGAGCAATTGGAAAAGCACCTCCTGCGCAACAAGGACGGCTCTATTACACTAAAGGAGAACTCCGCCAACGGGGCAGTAACCACGCCCTCGACGATCAGCAAATCCTTGTATGACCGAGTGCTGAGTCGCCCCGGAACTTTGAGCTCCTTAACACGTAACCGTTTGAAAATCGCCGAGGCGTCGGGCACTGAAGCAACAACGAGCACCAGTGTGTCTGCCGGCAACACCTACTCCAAGTACTCCTCGGTTTTGAGAGGCAACAGTCGCCAGGGTCCTCAAAACGAGGGAATCGATAAGCTGGCTGAGTTCGATGGTTTTCTCAAAGAACGCAAGCAATATGTGACCATCAATCGCCAGCGATCCCCCAACCAGGGCGATGCTGAGGAGCACAGCCAACACGAGGAAGAGGACGAGGAAAATGAGCAGGTGGAGACAACCACACGCCGTGCTTTAAGCTCCGTAACTCCGTCGTATACCAGTCTTCGGCGAACAAGACCCACCACAATGGCACCATTGGTAGGAGAGTCCTCCAaacaggaggaggaggaggaagaggtGGTGGAGAAGAACAGCAGGTCCCAGCAGCAGGTCAAATCCTATGCCACCTTAAACCGTGCAAGAGAACGGACCACCACAGGACCAGGCACCACCACTACGGAAGCCACCGAAGCAGTACCTAGTTCAACCACAACTCG TTACAAATACTTCGAGCGAACACGACCTACAAAAGCGGCCACTTTGGAAGCTTCCAAGGACTCGGAAGAGCCTGCTGACCAAgaagacgaggaggaggagtacgAGGAGGAGAACATTACG AACCGTTATCAGCTGAGCCGCACCAGAGGCATCGGCAGCACAACCACCAGCACCACTACCCAAGCTCCTTCCTCGACGAACGCCAGACGTTTGGCCTTCGGGGCTCGCCAGCGCGCCCAGGTAACTAAACTAACCCTAGTCGATCAGCAGACTGACGAGACGGAGGCCAAAGGCAGGCCTGGCCAGACAGAAGATGCTCGAGAAGACCAGGACGAAGAGGCCAGTGAGGACGAAGCCACCGAAACGACCACCACCACTACTAGCAGGCCGACGCCAAAGCGCATTCGAGTGCTGAAATTCCGCAGACCCCTAAACAATACCAATAGCATCGCCTTAGACAGTCTCCCTAATAGCGTCACTGACACCAACTCCCCACAAACATTCGACACAGCCACAGTCACTTCACCACCCACAGACACATCCACAAGCACCGTAAGCGCCACTGGTACCAAACGATTCCGGAAAGTGGTTCGAAAACTTAGGCCCGTCGACTCTAGCACGGCTTCTAGTGCGGCGGAGTCGAATGCTGAGGAAACCACCCGCAAGCCTTTTATCCCCAGCAATCGATTAAAAACTCTGTCTCAAAGAGAACAGGAACAAGAGGTCTCAGATCTGCAGAGGCTAAGGGACAAGGTCAAGGCCGAGCAGGCCCGTGGAGAGGGGGAGCAAGGGGTAATTAACGATCGCCTGAAAAAACTACTCGCTGAGAAGTTGGAAAAGCCGCGTCAGGAGTTGCCAGGAGAACAAGCAGAGGAGACGCCTACTTCACCGCGACCCTTTTTTAAGCGGAAATTGGTGGCTAGACGGCCCTACACTCCCCCGTCGGGAGGTGGGGCAGTGGCGACTACTAAGGCGCCAATTAACTTTAGCACTACCCGGCCCACGTCCAAATTTGTGAGGCGCAAGAATGGCCGATTTGACCCCTTCAACTCGAACGTGCGTCAGCGCGGAGAGGGCTTCGTGCGAAGCGACCCGCGTGGAGCTAGACTGCCGGGCACTGAGCGCTTCAAGTCCCAGAGCGGCGATCAAGATGACGAGAACGAGGACCAAGAGGAGGAGCTGAAGGCGCAATACGAGCAGCCTCTGCAAAACCAACTGGGTGGCGGTATTTTGAGAAGACCTTTTGTGCCTAAGGACAAGCTGTCCGTCAAGCTACAGGCTCATGAGAATAGCAACGAAAATAGCGAGGAAGAAGAGGACGATGACGAGGAAGATGATTCTGAGGAGGACGACGAAGAAGAAGATGAGACACCGGAGAAGCCCTTCGATGGAGAAGAAGAAAAGCCCAAGCAGGACACCAAGCCCAAATTCAATTCGCCCTACAAGCCTAAGGACAATCGTGCTCCACCTGGCAGTAGACCTACCTTTGGAGTCACTGGAATTGGGGCCACTGGGCCCTCAGCTAGCGGAGGCGGAAATGTCCCATTTAACCCGCGCAACCGCCCATCGTCCAGCACCACCAATGCCAGCGGACCAACCAACCGCTTCGGCACCACCAAGCGACCTCGAGTGGTTAACCGACCCCCGGGAGTCGCTTCCCCCAATCTGACAATCAAGCCAGTGGCAAGCGACTACGAGCGTACCACCCCCCTTACGCCCCTCAAGCCGGCACCCTTCATTCCCAGTAATACAAGGAGTTATGAGCGGAAATATACCGGACCCTCGACCGAGGCGGCCGAAACGGCCAGCGAAAACTCACTGATCGAAGATTTAAATATCGACGCATTGAATGCCAGAAACAAAAAGATTTTTGATATACATAGCAAGAAGCACACCACGCTGAAGCAAAAGGTCCCAAGGCCGGAGAATGGTGCTGCGACTGGGTTCGGATTAGAATTAGAATCGGAAGTGGAGAGTGGAACAGAGGTGACCACGCCGGTAGAGGAGGAGACCACTGAAGAGCAAGGCTTTGTGACCACCACACCCAGTACACCAGAACCTcaaccaccagcaccacccaGCACCACACAATCAGACACACAGGCAAACCCAGCCACCACCATTACaccagaaactgaaactgaaaccgaaactgTACCCGAAACTGAACCCGtcacagaaacaaaaatagaaacagTTACCGAAATAGATACAGAAACTGAAACAGCGATCAATGCTAATGAAGCCACTTCCGTCAATTCACAGGACCTCCCCAGTTCAACGCTGTTTGGATCGCCCTCGAGCACCACCCAGGCTCCTCCTCCGGCCACCACTCTGCTGCATGTGTTCACCCTGTTGGAGGGCGAATCGGAGGACGAGGCGCAGACCACTACAAGGAAGCCTATGCCCCTTCTGCTACCCACCAGACAGATCGAGGTAGTGCCAAAGCACAAGTTTATTGAGATTAATCGCATCGTCGAGATCAATTCTAAGCAGGCCAAGGCTTCTCAGCGCAAGTCAAAGGCCAACCAGGACTTTGGAATCCTGCGTGTGGAGTCTTTGCCCCACGTGGAGCAGCTAGGCGAAATTAGTGTGGTGAAATACGTCCACCTGGTGGACGGCAGCGATATTCAGATCAATGATGGCCACAGCACTGTGGCGGACTACACCCCCACGGAACCGACGATTTTCGAGGCGCGCAACTCGCCGCCTGTGAGAAATTCCCTACCAGAACTACCGGAGCAGGAAAGAAACGGAAAGTCCTTATTGCCTGAAGTCATAAGTGGTGCGTTGGAGACCTCAACCATTTCCCTGGAGGGTTTGTTTGACTCGGCGCGAAAAGGCAAGCAGCTAAGTGGAAATAGCTTGTGGAGCGAAGACGGAGTGGAGGGAATAACCACAATTAGTCCGGAAATTACCGACGACCGGAACACCAGTACCACCAATACCCTGGCAACTATGGCGCCCGCTTATGTAAGACCGATTGTTCCCCTCTTAAGACCCGAATCCAATGAGTCCTCGCCCCTGGTTATCTCGATAGCCAATCTTGATCAGGTAATACTGAGCAAGGTGCAGAAGTCCCTGAACGAGGCGGAGGACACCACCACTCCTGCCATAGAAATCTCCGGCACTGCAACCACCGTGTCGCCGGACTCTAATTCCGCTTTTTCTGTGCGCCAACACCAGGTGGTGCGGGCACCCTTTGACATTGACGACAGGGAATCAACCACCCAAACAACAATCGACACATTAGATAAAGAAGAAGCCGTTGAACAAACCACAAACTTGGTCATTGAGACAACTAGTGACAGCATACTAGATACACCGACTCCGAAAGCCGTTCCTATTGGAGCGGCTATTGTGGGTCAGCTTGGTGGGGCGGCATACACAACCTCAGAGGCAAAAACAGTGATCAGCAGTGACGCTATTAGTCAGGGAAAAGATTTTGGCGCCACaaatgcaacaacaacatcttTAAAAAACGAAATGGAAAATATCAACCCAAACACTGTAACAGAAAACAACAATAACCAAACATACCAAACTGTTAATGGCAAAAGAGTTAGCGAATCAGTGAGCTTTAGCACCGAAGAACATGTGGTGCATCGCAAGAAAAGCGGACGCAAAGGGCGGGGCCGACGCCTGCGCAACCGCAAGACCTCAACCACAACAGCGGCACCCACAACGACCACAGTAGAAACACCCACCACCACAGTGGATGAGGTTTTCAACGACACCACCACAATGGTGCCGGAATAG